In one Natronosalvus amylolyticus genomic region, the following are encoded:
- the tgtA gene encoding tRNA guanosine(15) transglycosylase TgtA has translation MRESFEIRATDAGGRLGELTVPRADVTVETPALLPVINPHLDTVEPRQLETEFGAEILITNAYIVYNSEDVRERALEDGLHDLLDFDGAIMTDSGSFQLSEYGEITVTTEEILEFQHDIGSDIATPVDIPTPPDVSRERAEAELETTQKRLEIAEGVDTGEMLVNAPVQGSTYPDLRERAGEHADGTDLDVFPIGAVVPLMNDYRYDDMVDAIAGAKRGLGADAPVHLFGAGHPMMFALAVAMGCDLFDSAAYALYARDDRYLTVSGTRHLEDLSYLPCSCPVCTDNDPDSLAALPDAERETALARHNLHVSFAEIRRIKQAIRAGRLLELVEQRARSHPTMLDGYRALLAHAGQLERTDPVSKGPFFYTSHESARRPEVVRHHRRLERLEVPDSVFLTEGEASSDERFDASWRVKPPFGPFPRALSRTYPLTAEVPDRRDRAALEAAASGVTRLVEANPDTAFTLGHRGWPTSVLETLPASVATLDLTTEFAPEDR, from the coding sequence ATGCGCGAGTCCTTCGAAATCCGGGCGACGGACGCCGGCGGCCGACTCGGCGAACTCACGGTCCCGCGAGCCGACGTCACGGTCGAAACCCCGGCGCTCTTACCGGTCATCAACCCCCACCTCGACACGGTCGAACCCCGACAGCTCGAGACCGAGTTCGGGGCGGAGATTCTGATTACGAACGCCTACATCGTCTACAACAGCGAGGACGTTCGCGAACGCGCCCTCGAGGACGGTCTCCACGACTTGCTCGACTTCGACGGTGCGATCATGACCGATTCGGGCTCGTTTCAGCTCTCGGAGTACGGCGAGATCACCGTCACCACCGAGGAAATCCTCGAGTTCCAGCACGATATCGGCTCAGACATCGCGACCCCGGTCGACATTCCGACGCCGCCGGACGTCTCCCGAGAACGGGCCGAGGCGGAACTCGAGACGACACAGAAGCGACTCGAAATCGCCGAGGGCGTCGATACGGGTGAGATGCTTGTCAACGCCCCGGTGCAAGGGTCTACGTATCCGGATTTGCGCGAGCGAGCGGGCGAGCACGCCGACGGAACCGACCTCGACGTGTTCCCAATCGGTGCTGTCGTCCCGCTGATGAACGACTATCGCTACGACGACATGGTCGACGCTATCGCCGGGGCAAAGCGGGGTCTCGGTGCCGACGCGCCCGTCCACCTCTTCGGGGCCGGACACCCGATGATGTTCGCGCTGGCGGTCGCCATGGGCTGTGATCTGTTCGACTCGGCGGCGTACGCGCTGTATGCCAGAGACGACCGCTACCTGACCGTCAGCGGAACCCGTCACCTCGAGGACCTGTCGTACCTGCCGTGTTCGTGTCCGGTCTGTACCGACAACGACCCCGACTCGCTGGCCGCCCTCCCGGACGCCGAACGCGAGACGGCGCTGGCTCGACACAACTTGCACGTCAGCTTCGCCGAGATTCGACGCATCAAGCAGGCGATTCGAGCCGGGCGCTTGCTCGAACTCGTCGAACAGCGGGCGCGCTCCCACCCGACGATGCTCGACGGCTACCGGGCACTGCTGGCTCACGCCGGCCAACTCGAGCGGACCGACCCCGTTTCGAAAGGGCCCTTTTTCTACACCTCACACGAGAGTGCCCGTCGCCCCGAGGTTGTGCGCCATCACCGACGTCTCGAGCGCCTCGAGGTGCCCGATTCGGTGTTTCTCACCGAGGGAGAGGCTTCGAGCGACGAGCGTTTCGACGCCTCCTGGCGGGTGAAACCGCCCTTCGGGCCGTTCCCGCGCGCGCTCTCGCGAACGTACCCGCTAACGGCTGAAGTGCCCGACCGCCGTGACCGGGCGGCCCTCGAGGCCGCAGCAAGCGGCGTCACTCGCCTCGTCGAAGCGAACCCCGACACCGCGTTCACGCTGGGTCACCGTGGCTGGCCCACCTCGGTCCTCGAGACGCTCCCAGCGTCGGTAGCGACCCTCGACCTGACGACCGAATTCGCTCCAGAAGACCGGTAA
- the pan2 gene encoding proteasome-activating nucleotidase Pan2: MSRSPSLPDTPTRDIDPDLPDSERLEALREHFEQLVEANEQLATQLEAARERQSSLKAQADRTQRENETLKSSSLYLATVEDLMENEVIVKQHGNNQEVLTEVSPQFADRLDPGDRVAVNDSFGIQRILSAETDARAQTMEITAKPAVTYADIGGIDEQVREVREAVEQPLTQPELFDSVGIEPPAGVLLYGPPGTGKTMLAKAVANETDATFIKMAGSELVRKFIGEGSRLVRDLFEMAREREPAVIFIDEIDAIAARRTESKTSGDAEVQRTMMQLLSEMDGFDERGDIRIIAATNRFDMLDDAILRPGRFDRLIEVPEPDEEGRKQILEIHTRRMNVDDDVDFAALAEATEGFSGAEIESLSTEAGMFAIRNERTNVTHEDFEAALEKIEAGESEIVTSANYFFD, translated from the coding sequence ATGTCTCGAAGCCCGTCACTTCCCGACACACCAACGCGGGATATCGATCCCGATCTCCCCGATAGCGAGCGGCTCGAGGCGCTTCGCGAGCACTTCGAGCAGTTGGTCGAAGCCAACGAACAGCTCGCCACCCAGCTCGAGGCTGCCCGCGAGCGTCAGTCGTCGCTCAAAGCACAGGCCGATCGGACGCAGCGCGAAAACGAGACGCTCAAGAGCTCGTCGCTGTACCTCGCAACGGTCGAGGACCTCATGGAAAATGAGGTTATCGTCAAACAACACGGCAACAATCAGGAGGTGCTGACGGAAGTATCGCCACAGTTTGCCGACCGACTCGACCCCGGCGACCGGGTCGCAGTCAACGACTCGTTCGGTATCCAGCGGATTCTGTCGGCCGAAACCGACGCCCGCGCACAAACGATGGAGATTACGGCCAAGCCTGCGGTCACCTACGCCGACATCGGCGGCATCGACGAACAGGTCCGTGAGGTTCGCGAAGCCGTCGAACAGCCGTTGACCCAGCCCGAACTGTTCGATTCGGTCGGCATCGAGCCCCCGGCTGGCGTCCTCCTCTACGGGCCACCCGGAACCGGGAAAACGATGCTCGCGAAGGCGGTCGCCAACGAGACCGACGCGACGTTCATCAAGATGGCCGGCTCGGAACTCGTCCGCAAGTTCATCGGCGAGGGGTCCCGACTCGTTCGAGACCTGTTCGAGATGGCTCGAGAGCGCGAACCGGCGGTCATCTTCATCGACGAAATCGACGCCATCGCTGCACGTCGAACGGAGTCGAAAACCTCCGGCGACGCCGAAGTTCAGCGGACCATGATGCAACTGCTCTCGGAGATGGACGGGTTCGACGAACGCGGCGACATCCGTATTATTGCCGCGACGAACCGGTTCGACATGCTCGACGACGCCATCTTGCGCCCCGGCCGATTCGACCGCCTCATCGAGGTGCCAGAACCCGACGAGGAAGGTCGGAAACAGATTCTCGAGATCCACACTCGCCGGATGAACGTCGACGACGACGTCGACTTCGCGGCGCTGGCTGAGGCGACCGAAGGCTTCTCCGGAGCCGAAATCGAATCGCTGTCGACCGAAGCCGGGATGTTCGCTATCCGCAACGAGCGGACGAACGTCACCCACGAGGATTTCGAGGCCGCCCTCGAGAAGATCGAGGCCGGCGAGAGCGAAATCGTCACCTCGGCGAACTACTTCTTCGACTGA
- the lysS gene encoding lysine--tRNA ligase produces the protein MSTEETREADASSPYTLQRETEETADDDYHAFWADEVADRVEARDPEEPVVIKGGISPSGVPHLGNMNEIMRGYYVAAVLRERGHEVRQVFTADDRDPLRKLPRTLCDLEGNLVDLGAVNAGALGRNLGSPYTDIPDPFGCCDSYGEHFSTIIQRSADALEVPIDLVSTTELYESGEFDPVVEHVLENRDQAAAVLSNYQDKVDGEYVPFNPICAECGKVTETVTGVDLEAGTVEYTCTDMEAGDRTISGCGHEGAATFREGKMPWRFEWPGQWQVLGVDFEPFGKDHAEGSWPSGEDIARNVLGIDPPVPMVYEWFTLDGEPFSSSQGNVILVSDVLEVLEPEVLRYFFAKDPAKARDFSIERLDLLVDEFDRFEATYFGEVDASEDERAFADRVYPLVMDGVSTAGEGSELSLEERAERIRLPYTFAAVLGMTDDPELREEIARREGHIPDDAPDWAVEDALARVERARNWARRTENEFDYELKRETIPDHEFDAATEVALEDLADFIEEGHDGEAIQGEIYEAARRHDVDVGDFFGAGYRLFFDESQGPKLGPFLGKVDQTFVVDRLRRER, from the coding sequence ATGAGCACTGAGGAGACACGCGAAGCCGACGCCAGCAGTCCCTACACGCTCCAGCGCGAGACCGAGGAGACGGCCGACGACGACTATCACGCCTTCTGGGCCGACGAGGTCGCCGACCGCGTCGAGGCTCGAGATCCCGAGGAACCGGTCGTGATCAAAGGCGGTATCTCCCCGTCCGGGGTGCCCCACCTGGGGAATATGAACGAGATCATGCGCGGCTACTACGTGGCCGCGGTGTTGCGCGAACGCGGTCACGAGGTGCGGCAGGTGTTCACTGCCGACGACCGTGATCCACTACGGAAACTCCCACGGACGCTCTGTGATCTGGAGGGAAACCTGGTCGACCTGGGTGCGGTCAACGCGGGCGCACTCGGACGGAACCTCGGATCGCCGTACACCGACATCCCGGACCCCTTTGGCTGTTGTGACTCCTATGGCGAGCACTTCTCGACGATTATCCAGCGGAGTGCCGACGCCCTCGAGGTACCGATCGACCTCGTCTCGACGACCGAGCTGTACGAATCAGGCGAGTTCGACCCGGTGGTCGAGCACGTTCTCGAGAACCGCGACCAGGCGGCTGCCGTGCTGTCGAACTACCAGGACAAAGTCGACGGCGAGTACGTTCCGTTCAACCCGATCTGTGCCGAGTGTGGCAAGGTGACCGAAACCGTCACTGGGGTCGACCTCGAGGCGGGCACCGTCGAGTATACGTGTACGGATATGGAAGCAGGCGACCGGACGATCAGTGGTTGTGGCCACGAGGGGGCGGCCACGTTCCGCGAGGGGAAGATGCCCTGGCGATTCGAGTGGCCCGGCCAGTGGCAGGTGCTGGGCGTCGATTTCGAACCGTTCGGCAAAGACCACGCCGAGGGCTCCTGGCCCAGCGGCGAGGACATCGCTCGAAACGTCCTCGGCATCGACCCACCCGTACCGATGGTCTACGAGTGGTTCACCCTCGATGGCGAACCGTTCTCTTCATCACAGGGGAACGTCATCCTCGTCTCGGACGTGCTCGAGGTCCTCGAGCCGGAAGTCCTCCGGTATTTCTTCGCCAAAGACCCGGCGAAGGCACGCGATTTCAGCATCGAGCGTCTCGACTTGCTGGTCGACGAGTTCGACCGCTTCGAGGCGACGTACTTCGGCGAGGTCGACGCCAGTGAGGACGAACGGGCCTTTGCCGACCGGGTGTATCCGCTCGTGATGGACGGCGTCTCGACGGCAGGCGAGGGTTCGGAACTGTCCCTCGAGGAGCGCGCCGAACGAATTCGTCTCCCCTACACCTTCGCGGCCGTCCTCGGGATGACCGACGATCCCGAGCTGCGGGAGGAAATCGCCCGAAGAGAGGGTCACATCCCCGATGACGCGCCAGACTGGGCGGTCGAAGATGCCCTCGCTCGCGTCGAACGCGCTCGAAACTGGGCGCGTCGCACCGAAAACGAGTTCGACTACGAACTCAAACGCGAGACGATTCCAGACCACGAATTCGACGCGGCGACCGAGGTTGCCCTCGAGGACCTCGCTGACTTCATCGAGGAGGGCCACGACGGCGAGGCGATCCAGGGTGAGATTTACGAGGCTGCGAGACGCCACGACGTCGATGTCGGCGACTTTTTTGGCGCCGGCTACCGGCTCTTTTTCGACGAGTCACAGGGGCCAAAACTCGGTCCGTTCCTCGGAAAAGTCGACCAGACGTTCGTCGTCGACCGACTGCGTCGCGAGCGCTAA
- a CDS encoding DUF5811 family protein, whose protein sequence is MNGNTPYAGLPGVTQAGQRAAADVPELSLEQKRTLQRNVSQIAARTREFLPNEYIVDSDVADGVAGPQALVAVQPPIGHPVSANFTPNLEAAPEDVIESDERNEVARGLAASAALQVKQAVKNGVTPTAR, encoded by the coding sequence ATGAATGGAAATACGCCGTATGCGGGGCTGCCGGGGGTAACACAGGCCGGCCAGCGGGCCGCGGCGGACGTTCCCGAACTCTCGCTCGAGCAAAAGCGCACGCTCCAGCGCAACGTCTCACAGATTGCCGCGCGAACTCGCGAATTCCTGCCTAACGAGTACATCGTCGATTCGGACGTGGCAGACGGTGTCGCGGGACCACAGGCGCTGGTCGCCGTCCAGCCACCGATCGGCCATCCAGTGAGTGCGAACTTCACGCCGAACCTCGAGGCCGCTCCCGAGGACGTCATCGAGAGCGACGAACGGAACGAGGTCGCTCGCGGGCTGGCCGCGAGTGCAGCGTTGCAGGTGAAACAGGCCGTGAAAAACGGCGTGACGCCGACGGCACGATAA
- the pepF gene encoding oligoendopeptidase F: MSSVPTRSEIDEEYTWDLESIYASDEDWESAYEDAADRIEEVASYEGQTTEDAETLLSILELRDSLMREISTIAAYARMRSDEDTTNQEYQALSARAQSLAAEASSAASFIEPELQQLTAGEFEAMLEAESGLETYEHYVDDVLRMKPHTRSAEVEALLADLSEVTGAPGEVYNMLSNADMTFPTVAESEAKRAAEPSSDEGPRDDDGEGIEITQSNFVNLLKRPDRDFRQRVYEAYFDEWESVRNTVAASYKNSVKTDVKLAQARNYETAREAALDGPNVPVEVYDTLVESVHDNLEHLHRHAELKREALGVDELQMWDLYMPLTGDEGPDVEYDDAAQYVVDAVAPLGEEYQSRVAEGLDSRWVDVYENDGKRSGAYSGGTYDTQPFILMNYQDDVASMYTLAHELGHSMHSELTKDEQPYVYSGYEIFVAEVASTVNEALLTHHLLETVEDPEFRKAILNEFLERVRSTLYRQTLFAEFEHEAHALEEAGEPLTADRLDELFGDLKSQYYEPAAIDDRIHREWMRIPHFYRAFYVYQYATGISAALAISEDILERGEDAAADYRAFLERGSREYPLELLEIAGVDMSSPEPIDRALSTYRDRLEELDSLLE; this comes from the coding sequence ATGAGTTCCGTTCCCACGCGGTCGGAGATCGACGAGGAATATACCTGGGACCTCGAGAGCATCTACGCGAGCGACGAAGACTGGGAGTCAGCCTACGAGGATGCGGCCGACCGTATCGAGGAGGTGGCGAGTTACGAGGGGCAGACGACCGAGGACGCTGAAACGCTGCTTTCGATTCTCGAGTTGCGCGACAGCCTGATGCGCGAGATTTCCACCATCGCGGCCTACGCGCGGATGCGAAGCGACGAGGATACGACGAATCAGGAGTACCAGGCGCTGAGTGCTCGCGCCCAGTCGCTGGCTGCTGAGGCGAGTTCGGCCGCCTCGTTTATCGAACCCGAACTGCAGCAGTTGACGGCAGGCGAGTTCGAGGCTATGCTCGAGGCAGAATCGGGGCTCGAGACCTACGAGCACTACGTCGACGACGTGTTACGAATGAAACCGCACACCCGTTCGGCCGAAGTCGAGGCGCTCTTGGCCGACCTGAGCGAGGTCACGGGTGCCCCTGGCGAGGTCTACAACATGCTCTCGAACGCGGATATGACCTTCCCGACGGTGGCGGAGAGCGAGGCCAAGCGCGCTGCGGAACCGTCGAGCGACGAGGGGCCGCGAGACGACGATGGTGAGGGAATCGAGATCACCCAGAGCAACTTCGTCAACCTGCTCAAACGCCCCGACCGCGACTTCCGCCAGCGCGTCTACGAGGCTTACTTCGATGAGTGGGAATCGGTCCGCAATACCGTTGCCGCCTCGTACAAAAACAGCGTCAAAACTGACGTCAAACTTGCGCAGGCGAGAAACTACGAGACGGCCCGCGAGGCCGCCCTGGACGGCCCCAACGTCCCGGTCGAGGTGTACGACACCCTCGTCGAGAGCGTCCACGACAACCTCGAGCACCTGCACCGACACGCCGAACTGAAACGCGAGGCGCTGGGTGTCGACGAACTGCAAATGTGGGACCTCTACATGCCTCTGACCGGTGACGAGGGGCCGGACGTCGAGTACGACGACGCGGCGCAGTACGTCGTCGACGCCGTCGCCCCGCTGGGCGAGGAATATCAGTCTCGGGTCGCCGAGGGGCTCGACTCGCGGTGGGTCGACGTTTACGAAAACGATGGCAAACGTTCGGGAGCCTACTCCGGAGGCACCTACGACACCCAGCCGTTCATCCTGATGAACTACCAGGACGACGTCGCCTCGATGTACACGCTGGCCCACGAACTCGGGCACTCGATGCACTCCGAACTCACCAAAGACGAACAGCCCTACGTCTACTCCGGCTACGAAATCTTCGTGGCCGAGGTTGCGAGTACGGTCAACGAGGCTCTGCTCACCCACCACCTGCTCGAGACCGTCGAAGACCCCGAGTTCCGGAAGGCGATTCTCAACGAGTTCCTCGAGCGCGTCCGCTCGACGCTGTACCGACAGACGCTGTTCGCGGAGTTCGAACACGAAGCACACGCTCTCGAGGAGGCCGGCGAACCGCTGACCGCCGACCGGCTGGACGAGCTGTTCGGCGACCTCAAAAGCCAGTACTACGAGCCGGCCGCTATCGACGACCGTATCCACCGCGAGTGGATGCGCATCCCACACTTCTATCGGGCGTTTTACGTCTACCAGTACGCGACCGGCATCTCGGCGGCGCTGGCCATCTCCGAAGATATCCTCGAGCGAGGCGAGGACGCCGCGGCGGACTATCGCGCATTCCTCGAGCGCGGGTCCCGAGAGTACCCACTCGAGCTACTCGAGATCGCCGGTGTCGACATGAGTTCTCCCGAGCCGATCGACCGTGCGCTGTCGACGTATCGGGACCGACTCGAGGAACTCGATTCGTTGCTCGAGTAA
- a CDS encoding site-2 protease family protein yields MQLSALLSMPSLPVSDTVLWILLGIGLYWLAIVSLRNRGLLPDYVSAQGPILTVHTKRGRAFLDRLSRPKRFWRAWANIGVGISIVVMGAMFFFLLSAAILSSQAPQASSVQQPTNVLVIPGVNEFLPLSATPGIVFGLLVGLVVHEGGHGLLCRVEDIDINSMGVALFALLPIGAFVEPDQKSSRKASRGGQTRMFAAGVTFNFVVTIIAFAILFGPVAGAIAVAPGAAVGGVAPGSPADSAGIAPNDRITAINGQAIEGNDDLTDRLEAEGGDSVQVEINGEETAEMQQALPVTAVTDGNPLGLEKGDLILAVNGESVVTEAGFLEAVGDDETVTLTIERDGERQTLESVPVGSYVDITEDGPLADAGAPPGERFVITSFDGERTPSYESLSSHLGSTDPGDTVEVGGYLDGEPVSYTVELGERSQLTGGGTVGFFGIQGISGVIVNDGGIELYPADEYLAILGGDADGSYGGVTDSFLGKIAFVLFLPIVSVIELLPYNFAGFTGGIENFYEAQGALAIFGDWTVFAVANMLFWTGWINVQLGFFNCIPAFPLDGGHILRNSTEAVLSRLPFDATRGMVRLVTTTVGVTMLFSFLFMLFGPQLLSG; encoded by the coding sequence ATGCAGCTGTCCGCGCTCCTCTCTATGCCCTCGCTCCCGGTTTCGGACACGGTACTCTGGATACTCCTCGGCATCGGTTTGTACTGGCTGGCCATCGTGTCGCTGCGCAATCGCGGCCTGCTCCCCGACTACGTGAGCGCACAGGGCCCTATCCTGACCGTCCACACCAAGCGTGGCCGTGCGTTCCTCGACCGACTTTCCCGGCCCAAGCGGTTCTGGCGAGCGTGGGCCAACATCGGGGTCGGTATCTCGATCGTCGTCATGGGTGCCATGTTCTTTTTCTTGCTCTCGGCGGCTATTCTCTCGAGTCAGGCACCACAGGCCTCGAGCGTCCAGCAGCCGACGAACGTCCTCGTGATTCCGGGTGTCAACGAGTTCCTGCCGTTGTCGGCGACTCCCGGTATCGTTTTCGGTCTACTTGTCGGCCTCGTCGTCCACGAGGGCGGTCACGGCCTGCTCTGCCGGGTCGAGGACATCGATATCAACTCGATGGGGGTCGCCCTCTTTGCGTTGTTGCCAATCGGTGCGTTCGTCGAACCTGATCAAAAGAGCAGTCGCAAAGCCTCTCGAGGCGGCCAGACGCGGATGTTCGCAGCCGGGGTTACGTTTAATTTCGTCGTGACGATCATCGCCTTCGCCATCCTCTTCGGCCCGGTGGCCGGCGCCATCGCCGTCGCACCAGGTGCCGCCGTCGGTGGCGTTGCACCCGGTTCGCCAGCAGACAGCGCCGGTATCGCCCCTAACGATCGGATTACGGCGATCAACGGGCAGGCCATCGAGGGCAACGACGACCTGACCGACCGCCTCGAGGCCGAAGGCGGGGACTCGGTACAAGTCGAGATCAACGGCGAGGAGACGGCCGAGATGCAACAGGCGTTGCCGGTGACGGCAGTGACCGACGGCAACCCGCTCGGCCTCGAGAAGGGTGACCTGATTCTCGCGGTTAACGGCGAATCTGTCGTCACCGAGGCCGGCTTCCTCGAGGCCGTCGGGGACGACGAAACGGTCACGCTGACAATCGAGCGCGATGGCGAGCGCCAGACACTCGAGTCGGTCCCCGTCGGGAGCTACGTCGACATAACCGAGGACGGCCCGCTCGCTGATGCTGGCGCGCCGCCGGGCGAACGGTTCGTCATCACCTCGTTCGACGGCGAACGAACGCCATCTTACGAGTCGCTGTCTTCGCATCTTGGTTCGACCGATCCCGGCGACACCGTCGAGGTGGGCGGTTATCTCGACGGCGAACCGGTCAGTTACACGGTCGAACTGGGCGAGCGCAGTCAGCTGACCGGCGGTGGCACGGTCGGCTTCTTCGGCATTCAGGGTATTTCGGGGGTCATCGTCAACGATGGCGGTATCGAGCTGTATCCGGCCGACGAGTACCTCGCGATTCTCGGCGGTGACGCCGACGGCAGTTACGGGGGCGTGACCGACAGCTTCCTCGGCAAGATCGCGTTCGTGCTCTTTTTGCCCATCGTCTCGGTGATCGAACTGCTCCCGTACAACTTCGCGGGCTTTACCGGCGGTATCGAGAACTTCTATGAAGCACAGGGCGCGCTTGCAATCTTCGGTGACTGGACCGTCTTCGCCGTCGCAAACATGCTCTTTTGGACCGGCTGGATCAACGTTCAACTGGGCTTTTTCAACTGCATTCCGGCGTTCCCGCTCGACGGCGGCCACATCCTTCGAAACAGCACGGAAGCGGTCCTCTCGAGGCTCCCCTTCGATGCAACTCGAGGCATGGTTCGGCTCGTCACGACCACCGTCGGGGTGACGATGCTCTTTAGCTTCCTGTTCATGCTGTTTGGCCCGCAGTTGCTATCGGGCTGA
- a CDS encoding pyruvoyl-dependent arginine decarboxylase, whose product MSTIRVVWGSATAPTKMASYDGALADAGIENYNLVTVSSVIPADTEVEAVGTAPDLGPAGNRLTVVQARATTAGPGRVSAALAWAQSEPASRDSEATETGPGLFYETSGETEREDVERRVLEGLEAGQGLRDWSFTEPGIRSETAVADSGTYTTAIVVAVYGQSEPIC is encoded by the coding sequence ATGAGCACAATTCGCGTCGTCTGGGGGTCGGCAACCGCGCCGACGAAGATGGCCTCCTACGACGGGGCACTCGCCGATGCGGGTATCGAAAACTACAATCTCGTCACGGTCTCGTCGGTGATTCCGGCCGATACCGAGGTCGAAGCCGTCGGCACGGCACCGGATCTCGGTCCGGCTGGTAACCGCCTGACGGTGGTTCAGGCTCGAGCGACGACGGCCGGTCCGGGACGAGTCAGCGCGGCGCTGGCGTGGGCCCAGTCGGAGCCGGCGTCGAGGGACAGCGAGGCGACCGAAACCGGTCCGGGGCTGTTCTACGAAACCTCGGGCGAGACCGAACGGGAAGACGTCGAACGTCGGGTGCTCGAGGGACTCGAGGCCGGGCAGGGTCTCCGAGACTGGTCGTTTACCGAACCAGGGATTCGGTCGGAGACAGCGGTTGCGGACTCCGGCACCTACACGACGGCTATCGTCGTCGCGGTTTACGGGCAAAGCGAACCGATCTGTTGA
- a CDS encoding ATP-binding protein: MTSSLFLLYALIFGLSSLACFSSVPRARAIQHKDTRVGLTWLLVLSGGWAAAHVGYLLAPTDGLTLGFYYIGLVIGIGAVGPWLHFCSAYTGRTLHRNPTYRRLAVGTYLAIVGVKLTNGLHGLYFTAEWTTSPFNHLLIHHQPLHWVVMGLAYALSFVGFFMLLELFERLNHDTTPIVVLLALTGAPIILDILGAFRTALIGTTYSPIGVAIFAVGMLYVYVEKFQTIQLAGKHDEPIVILDADDHIRDYNENARGLFPELDQTDAIGEHIDAVVPALTEALEHDQPLFRRERGDDTRWYRLGESPFGAGNTDLGRILTIADVTEQERYRQELERQNERLESFASMISHDLRNPLSVANGHLEMARESDEPAEHLAIVEESHDRMEALIQDVLTLARQGNPIDELEPVEVGALAPAAWEMVHTHGARLRLADGLEDRWVRADPDRLQQLLENLFRNAIEHGVPESPDTPIPDGAEDSAAMASFTVTVGALEDGGFYVEDDGVGIPAEDRETVFDSGYTTNPDGTGLGLAIVAEIVDAHDWAIRATEGMDGGARFEITGVDAVTTTSPPTPGR, translated from the coding sequence GTGACAAGTTCGCTCTTTTTGTTGTATGCCCTCATATTCGGCCTCAGTTCACTCGCGTGTTTTAGTAGCGTCCCTCGCGCACGGGCAATCCAACACAAAGACACTCGAGTCGGGCTGACCTGGTTGCTCGTACTGAGTGGGGGCTGGGCAGCCGCCCACGTCGGGTATCTGCTCGCCCCGACGGACGGACTCACCCTGGGTTTTTATTACATTGGCCTGGTGATCGGTATCGGTGCCGTCGGCCCCTGGCTCCACTTCTGTTCGGCATACACGGGCCGAACGCTCCACCGTAACCCGACCTACCGACGCCTCGCCGTGGGGACCTACCTCGCTATCGTCGGCGTCAAACTCACCAACGGGCTACACGGGCTCTACTTTACGGCCGAGTGGACCACATCGCCGTTCAACCATCTGTTGATCCACCACCAGCCACTCCACTGGGTCGTCATGGGGCTCGCCTACGCCCTCTCGTTCGTCGGGTTTTTCATGCTCCTCGAACTGTTCGAACGCCTGAACCACGATACGACGCCCATCGTCGTGTTGTTAGCGTTGACCGGTGCACCCATCATCCTCGACATCCTCGGCGCGTTCCGCACGGCGCTGATCGGCACGACGTACTCTCCAATCGGCGTCGCCATCTTCGCCGTCGGCATGCTGTACGTCTACGTCGAGAAGTTTCAGACGATACAACTCGCGGGTAAACACGACGAACCCATCGTGATTCTCGACGCCGACGACCACATCCGTGATTACAACGAAAACGCCCGCGGGTTGTTCCCCGAACTGGACCAAACGGACGCCATCGGCGAGCACATCGACGCCGTGGTCCCAGCACTGACCGAAGCCCTCGAGCACGATCAACCCCTCTTCAGGCGCGAACGGGGAGACGACACCCGCTGGTACCGTCTCGGCGAAAGCCCCTTCGGGGCCGGAAACACTGATCTCGGGCGCATCTTGACCATCGCCGACGTGACCGAACAGGAGCGCTACCGACAGGAACTCGAGCGACAGAACGAGCGCCTCGAGTCCTTCGCGAGCATGATAAGCCACGACCTGCGCAATCCCCTCTCGGTCGCCAACGGTCACCTCGAGATGGCCAGAGAAAGCGACGAGCCCGCCGAACACCTCGCCATCGTCGAAGAGTCACACGACCGGATGGAAGCCCTCATTCAGGACGTCCTCACACTGGCCCGGCAAGGGAATCCGATAGACGAACTCGAGCCCGTCGAGGTGGGAGCCCTCGCCCCCGCAGCCTGGGAGATGGTGCACACCCACGGTGCGAGGCTGCGCCTGGCAGACGGCCTGGAAGACAGGTGGGTACGTGCGGACCCCGACCGCCTGCAACAGCTGCTAGAAAACCTGTTCCGAAACGCCATCGAGCACGGTGTGCCCGAATCCCCCGACACCCCTATCCCTGACGGTGCAGAGGATTCGGCCGCGATGGCATCGTTCACCGTCACCGTCGGCGCACTCGAGGACGGCGGCTTTTACGTCGAAGACGACGGAGTCGGCATTCCGGCCGAGGACCGCGAGACGGTGTTCGATTCGGGCTACACGACGAACCCGGACGGAACTGGACTGGGACTGGCTATCGTCGCCGAAATCGTCGACGCCCACGACTGGGCGATTCGGGCTACTGAGGGAATGGACGGTGGCGCTCGCTTCGAAATTACGGGCGTCGACGCCGTCACCACCACATCGCCGCCAACGCCGGGACGGTAA